A genomic stretch from Planktothrix sp. FACHB-1365 includes:
- a CDS encoding virulence factor SrfB, which produces MPVNITLEKQFLLTPKDKQGYKIALPEIKIAPTSDNNPFIRSIAVRVTGEPNEIRSKIETAYQTIKYGPQEPRLWQLQQQQQSLIGDCTLERSLHEFERVDCHLEIEIKYLDSDVNGQPKKEEKSMIQSSSLYYPPKKDKIEKPETDVNLPDKEKSKPMPQNEYPQNQIPQSKYYGWLAIDFGTSNSTVTIFDFKGRPYSTDLVFPKEQEDRLKKRFKEWLSLDVFPGVSPSEWENFVQKLKPNNSSLNLKETIQQIELNLIGSEKFRRAVSEKLSEIYAEVFRIPSLESQNLFSVKLDMGEEKISSLIEITGLTDPLTINMGNRIKQRQNNTFAQAKQITAEIQNRFHFSPKRYLGQKTEEFSVILEDGQESTVTSDEIIKAAYQHLIQLTDNYRQSENLAIGQFNKAVVTYPTVASPFVRHKLKQYIRDLGFVNVQTSYDEAVAVAMFYLFREFGGDLNVGIDSVKTRCRYDGQQWSQNVLVVDIGGGTTDIALINFTIEEKDLFRPGEDRGAGGRYYIITPKILGSSGNTQLGGDLITLRLFRWLKVAIADCVLTAAQDHSLELEKPSLDEIIFASELVEGGKFVKEGRFISGSLLQAINYKQDSPQTDELKAAEKILPTHWGMEPRRLQTFYTLWKYAEDAKVQLAKGESEFVLTGQQITEILDQTQIRYTIDNPDSLVVGLSQENFDRIVTPVIEEAIKLAEALVTNRFGEENIREDQKNTPEIDWLILSGQTCHLPQVKEQIYQKFKPSDYFSCNPEKLTFVPDFSKLATSIGACYTEKLLQLGFTGKNKASAIKDELRKGVNQIEIKVDNLFYYLPCSFKLSTQSPFKSLFDTGKELSLLSPGELLAKARTDWIDAQLATGVYREDFPGAKPLYWGGFDGQTIARSIGMTDEQFRDSVKLQFEIDQELQFKLFVCQGDAHYLMKKDLPSLDINSLEKENISLHLYVENEPNNKCFQDDDIVIIDNSQDIAVNVFEAYTFDAPQLITVVFKSDDINLLFNNERNEKDENKIKKFHYEDNPQLITKGLISEPLPIFPNRDKHIFCQRQGDRWLTIGELDKPFPGFEGKYYATLDSQGKLRVHAGEIPYYSFDEEECIQQEGCVYVTELGLEPQNINEFRDPFSGKQ; this is translated from the coding sequence ATGCCAGTTAACATTACCCTGGAAAAGCAATTTCTTTTAACCCCTAAAGACAAGCAGGGCTACAAAATTGCACTACCTGAAATAAAAATAGCACCCACTTCTGATAATAATCCGTTCATTAGGAGTATAGCTGTTCGTGTCACAGGTGAGCCAAATGAAATCAGGTCAAAGATTGAAACAGCATACCAGACAATTAAGTATGGCCCTCAAGAGCCGAGACTGTGGCAATTACAGCAGCAACAGCAATCACTAATAGGAGACTGTACTTTAGAACGATCATTACATGAATTTGAGCGAGTTGATTGCCATTTAGAAATCGAAATTAAATATTTAGATTCTGATGTCAATGGTCAACCGAAGAAAGAGGAAAAAAGTATGATTCAATCCTCTTCATTATACTATCCTCCTAAAAAGGATAAGATAGAAAAACCTGAGACCGATGTAAATTTGCCTGATAAGGAAAAATCAAAACCTATGCCTCAAAATGAATATCCTCAAAATCAAATTCCTCAAAGTAAATATTACGGCTGGCTGGCTATTGATTTTGGGACATCTAACTCAACGGTGACAATTTTTGATTTCAAAGGACGTCCCTATTCTACTGATTTAGTCTTTCCTAAAGAACAAGAGGATCGCTTAAAAAAGCGTTTCAAGGAATGGTTAAGTCTTGATGTTTTTCCGGGTGTTAGTCCTAGTGAATGGGAAAATTTTGTTCAGAAATTGAAGCCTAACAATTCCAGTCTTAATTTAAAGGAAACTATTCAACAAATTGAACTAAATTTGATCGGATCAGAGAAATTCCGTCGGGCTGTTAGCGAAAAACTGTCCGAAATTTACGCTGAAGTTTTTCGGATACCCTCTTTGGAATCTCAGAATCTTTTTTCGGTTAAATTAGACATGGGTGAGGAAAAAATTTCTAGCTTAATAGAAATTACTGGCCTTACCGATCCATTGACAATTAACATGGGTAACAGGATAAAACAAAGGCAGAATAATACATTTGCTCAAGCGAAGCAAATTACAGCAGAGATTCAAAATCGATTTCACTTTTCACCTAAGCGTTATTTAGGTCAAAAAACTGAAGAGTTCTCAGTGATCCTTGAAGACGGTCAAGAATCTACCGTTACCAGCGATGAAATTATTAAAGCTGCTTATCAGCATTTAATTCAACTGACTGACAATTATCGGCAATCAGAAAATTTGGCTATAGGTCAATTTAACAAGGCAGTAGTTACTTATCCTACTGTAGCATCTCCTTTCGTTCGTCACAAATTAAAACAATATATAAGAGACCTGGGATTCGTCAATGTACAAACCAGCTATGATGAAGCAGTAGCAGTAGCTATGTTCTACCTGTTCCGAGAATTTGGGGGTGATTTGAATGTAGGCATAGATTCTGTGAAAACTCGTTGCCGCTATGATGGTCAACAATGGTCACAAAATGTTTTAGTTGTCGATATTGGTGGCGGAACTACAGATATTGCCTTGATTAATTTTACGATTGAAGAAAAAGATCTTTTTCGCCCAGGTGAAGATCGAGGTGCTGGTGGACGCTATTATATCATTACTCCTAAAATTTTAGGTTCTTCGGGTAACACCCAGTTAGGCGGTGATTTAATTACTCTACGATTATTTCGTTGGTTAAAAGTAGCGATTGCTGACTGTGTATTGACGGCGGCTCAAGATCATAGTTTAGAGTTAGAAAAACCAAGCCTAGACGAAATAATCTTTGCTAGTGAGTTAGTAGAAGGAGGAAAATTTGTAAAAGAAGGAAGATTTATTAGTGGCAGTTTGCTACAGGCTATAAACTATAAACAAGACTCGCCGCAAACAGACGAATTGAAAGCTGCTGAAAAAATTTTACCAACCCACTGGGGCATGGAACCTCGTCGTTTGCAAACCTTTTACACTTTATGGAAATACGCGGAAGATGCAAAAGTACAATTAGCTAAAGGAGAATCTGAGTTCGTCTTAACAGGACAGCAAATTACCGAAATTTTAGACCAAACTCAAATTCGCTATACCATCGATAATCCCGATAGTCTAGTAGTTGGTTTATCTCAAGAAAACTTTGATCGCATAGTTACACCTGTGATTGAAGAAGCGATTAAGCTTGCTGAAGCGCTTGTCACAAATCGCTTTGGTGAAGAAAATATTCGTGAAGATCAAAAAAATACCCCAGAAATTGATTGGTTGATTTTATCAGGGCAAACTTGTCACTTACCTCAAGTAAAGGAACAAATTTATCAAAAATTTAAACCCTCTGATTATTTTAGTTGCAATCCAGAGAAACTTACCTTTGTTCCTGATTTTTCTAAGTTAGCCACATCAATAGGTGCTTGCTATACTGAAAAACTTCTACAGTTGGGTTTCACTGGAAAGAATAAGGCATCTGCCATTAAGGATGAGTTACGCAAAGGGGTCAATCAGATTGAGATTAAGGTAGATAATTTATTTTATTATTTGCCTTGTTCTTTCAAATTATCGACTCAAAGTCCATTCAAATCTTTGTTTGATACAGGCAAAGAACTATCTCTACTTAGTCCTGGTGAATTATTAGCAAAAGCCCGCACTGATTGGATTGATGCACAATTAGCAACAGGGGTTTACAGAGAGGATTTTCCCGGTGCTAAACCGCTGTATTGGGGAGGTTTTGATGGTCAGACAATAGCAAGGAGTATAGGAATGACAGACGAGCAATTTCGTGACTCTGTTAAACTTCAGTTTGAAATCGATCAAGAATTGCAATTTAAGCTTTTTGTTTGTCAGGGAGATGCTCATTATTTAATGAAAAAAGATCTCCCTAGTTTGGATATTAATTCTTTAGAAAAGGAGAATATCTCACTACATTTATATGTAGAAAATGAACCTAACAATAAGTGTTTCCAGGATGACGATATTGTGATAATAGATAACTCCCAAGATATTGCTGTTAATGTTTTTGAAGCATACACTTTTGATGCCCCGCAGTTAATCACAGTTGTATTTAAGAGCGATGATATTAATTTACTTTTCAATAATGAAAGAAATGAAAAAGATGAAAACAAAATTAAAAAATTTCACTATGAAGATAATCCTCAATTAATCACAAAAGGATTAATTAGTGAGCCGCTACCAATTTTCCCTAACAGGGATAAACATATATTTTGCCAACGTCAAGGAGACCGTTGGTTAACAATTGGTGAGCTTGATAAACCTTTCCCGGGTTTTGAGGGTAAGTATTATGCAACTCTTGATAGTCAAGGAAAATTAAGAGTTCATGCTGGAGAAATTCCTTACTACAGTTTTGATGAAGAAGAATGTATTCAGCAAGAGGGTTGCGTTTATGTTACTGAACTAGGGTTAGAGCCTCAAAATATTAATGAGTTTCGAGACCCTTTTTCTGGAAAACAATAA